In a genomic window of Erigeron canadensis isolate Cc75 chromosome 5, C_canadensis_v1, whole genome shotgun sequence:
- the LOC122602153 gene encoding late embryogenesis abundant protein 18, with product MHSVKEKVSNAASAAKAHVESYKAKMEEKAEKATARTEEEKEIAHQRRKAKEAEAKMNLHVEKAEHAAEKLHGKHHVLGHDVYGGQTTVGAGTTAVPGTVHPHQQPLGAVNPVTGTTVPTYPLGGHLHGPGKHL from the exons atgCATTCAGTCAAAGAGAAAGTTAGCAATGCAGCAAGTGCTGCCAAAGCCCATGTTGAATCTTACAAAGCCAAGATGGAAGAAAAG GCAGAGAAAGCAACAGCAAGAACAGAGGAAGAAAAAGAGATAGCACATCAAAGGAGGAAAGCCAAGGAAGCCGAGGCCAAGATGAACTTGCACGTTGAAAAAGCCGAACATGCTGCTGAGAAGCTACATGGGAAACATCATGTTCTTGGCCATGATGTTTATGGTGGACAAACGACTGTTGGTGCGGGGACAACGGCGGTTCCTGGGACCGTGCATCCCCACCAACAGCCTCTTGGAGCGGTGAACCCTGTTACCGGGACCACCGTTCCAACTTACCCTCTCGGAGGACACCTTCATGGACCTGGGAAACACCTTTAG